The DNA region CCCAGAGCGGGGTGTCGGCGGGGGGTGAAAGCTTTTCCAGTAGAGAGTGGAAAGCGGAATGACAGCCTTGGATGTCGCCGATGGCGATGGGACGAGGGAGCATGGAGTCGTGAACGTGCAGATCTAGGCGTACGTTAGCAAAAAGTCGCACAAAAATGGGCCGTCCGCGAGCTACCGTCCGAGCCGAAGGAATGCTCACACGCGTATTTCCGCTCGGTCGACGCGGGTTTGGCACGCTGTTTCAAGTTGTTAGCAGCATGGCTTTTGCGCCCGCAGACTTCTTATAATTCTTGGCTTCCTTCCGAAAATTACCATCAGATGACGCTGGCGGGCATGGCGACCGGGTAAAATGCCGGGCGCTGAGGCGCCTCGGATAGATTGCCCGCCTTCACTATGGGGCGTTGGCCGCGTCCGGGCGGCGCTCGCTGTGCACTCCCGGGGCACGCGCCAACAAGCCGATGCACGCGGCCCTGTGCTCCCATTTGCGGCGCTGGTTACTGCGGCGGGCGTGGGCTCATTGATGGGCCGGGGTGCCCCCTATTCTTTCATTTTTGAATGCTTGCATGCTGACCCTTTCACTTGCTGACCTAAAGAAAAGCATCACGGCGTGGCGGTTATGGACCCTGCTTGGCTGGCTCGAAATCCGGCAACGCTATGCGCGCTCGCGCTTGGGGCCGTTCTGGCTCACGATCAGTATGGGCGTGATGATCACGTCGTTGGGCGTGGTCTACGGTACGTTGTTCGGGCAAAAAATCAACGAATATCTGCCGTTTCTTGCCGCGAGCATCGTGCTGTGGGGTTTGTTTTCGACGACCATCGTGGAAGGCAGCACCGCGTATATCAGCAGCGCGCCCTATATTCGGCAAATGTCCACGCCGAAACTGATCTACATCCTGCAGGTCGTGTGGCGAAACATCATCGTCCTCGCTCACAACTTCGTGATCGTTGTCGCGCTGCTGGCAATCTTCGGTGTGAAGAGTTGGGCGACGTTGCCGGTGTTCATTCCGGCACTGCTGGTGTATGTCCTGAACGCCACGTGGATCGCAATGGTGGTGGGCCTTCTGTCGGCACGCTTTCGCGACCTGCCGCAGATCGTCAGCGCATTGCTTCAGGTTGCGTTCTACGTCACACCGATCATTTTCCGCCCAGATGCGCTGAATCGCTTCTCGTTCATTGTCGAGTGGAATCCGCTCGCGTATTTGATCGACCTCGTGCGCGGCCCGCTGATCGGGCAAATGCCCAGTGAATTGACCTGGGGCGTGACGATTGGCATGGCGGCGATCGGTTGGCCTGTCGCCATGTTGATGACCGGGCGTTATCTGAAGCGCATTCCGTACTGGGTCTGAGAGAGACGATATGGCGTTTATCGAATTGCAGAGCGTAACGCTCGATTTG from Burkholderia ambifaria AMMD includes:
- a CDS encoding ABC transporter permease, coding for MLTLSLADLKKSITAWRLWTLLGWLEIRQRYARSRLGPFWLTISMGVMITSLGVVYGTLFGQKINEYLPFLAASIVLWGLFSTTIVEGSTAYISSAPYIRQMSTPKLIYILQVVWRNIIVLAHNFVIVVALLAIFGVKSWATLPVFIPALLVYVLNATWIAMVVGLLSARFRDLPQIVSALLQVAFYVTPIIFRPDALNRFSFIVEWNPLAYLIDLVRGPLIGQMPSELTWGVTIGMAAIGWPVAMLMTGRYLKRIPYWV